Proteins from a genomic interval of Xiphophorus maculatus strain JP 163 A chromosome 7, X_maculatus-5.0-male, whole genome shotgun sequence:
- the LOC102223370 gene encoding SLIT and NTRK-like protein 5 translates to MQLWIPYVLLGATSVCTVEMSGHYGEICQELCACEEREGMLTVSCESRGIARLSDISPVLFSQYQLLLTGNLLTKLSTNDFAEYKGLKILNLGNNEISEVKAGAFNGLQGLKRLHLNNNKIDALKEEFFYGLESLKYLQIDYNYISHVEQNAFSRLRHLEVLILNDNLISSLPVNLFQFVPLTHLDLRGNQLKVLPYIGLLEHMNSVVELQLEENPWNCSCELIALKTWLESISYTALVGDVVCEFPFRLHGRDLDEVSKQELCPRRAIAEYEMPPPPHLGIDAYYRTTPAVGASFTASGIARSSSRPTKGPRQSAKLKSKPTARVPSNKPQNYGQIVSYQTKSPVPLDCPTACTCNLQISDLGLNVNCQERKIEQISDLNPKPYNPKKMYLTGNYIPVVHCSDFIEATGLDLLHLGNNRIARVDDRAFGDLTNLRRLYLNGNLIDHLRSSMFYGLESLQFLYLEYNIIKEVTADTFQHVPKLQLLFLNNNLLKTLPEGTFNGLTLARLNLRNNHLRYLPVRGVLDQLRALVQVDLYENPWDCSCNILDLKMWLELLSMGTVVNNVICGSPKKLAGEDMRYIKTTNFCPNNSDILASMIPPSEESFPGSTITIETSLDSDTQLHTIPLSVMILALLLLFIVSVFVAAGLFVATKKKRQKSQSEQNESMNACISSLNMEYGLYKKASIPKVRTSAGHVYEYIPPPTEATCRTAAQTPMDNKSVDGFRDFDELSSAFLGNLDEEAASNVISSEYSATTPEPLNKPSTPYRDDPCYYRDVLEPDKNRCHSNTLPCRHGVHSSNQYTSDFDARHQYVQPERIQQTILYCTTPSSVYVEPNRSEYWELKAKLHLDPDYLEVLEKRTTFTQF, encoded by the coding sequence ATGCAGCTTTGGATTCCATATGTTTTGCTCGGTGCAACATCAGTGTGCACCGTTGAAATGTCTGGCCATTATGGGGAAATCTGTCAAGAACTATGCGCCTGTGAGGAAAGAGAAGGGATGCTTACTGTGAGCTGTGAAAGCCGAGGAATTGCAAGACTCTCTGACATAAGCCCAGTGCTCTTCTCCCAGTATCAATTGCTTCTTACTGGGAATCTTTTGACAAAGCTTTCTACCAATGATTTTGCTGAGTACAAAggacttaaaatattaaatcttggaaataatgaaatatCAGAAGTTAAAGCTGGAGCTTTTAATGGACTGCAGGGATTAAAACGATTACATCTCAATAATAACAAAATTGATGCCTTGAAGGAAGAGTTTTTCTATGGCCTTGAAAGTCTGAAGTATTTACAGATTGATTATAATTACATCAGTCATGTGGAGCAAAATGCCTTCAGCAGACTTCGACATCTGGAGGTCTTGATTCTGAATGACAATTTAATATCTAGTCTGCCTGTAAACCTTTTTCAGTTTGTACCTTTGACTCATTTAGACCTACGAGGGAATCAGCTCAAAGTGCTTCCCTACATTGGTCTGCTGGAGCACATGAACAGCGTTGTGGAGTTACAACTGGAGGAGAATCCGTGGAACTGCTCCTGTGAGTTGATTGCTCTGAAGACCTGGCTGGAAAGCATTTCGTACACAGCCTTGGTTGGGGACGTGGTTTGTGAGTTCCCATTTCGGCTTCATGGAAGAGACCTTGATGAGGTTTCAAAGCAAGAGCTGTGTCCAAGGAGAGCCATTGCTGAGTATGAGATGCCACCTCCCCCTCATTTGGGCATTGACGCATACTACAGGACCACTCCAGCTGTTGGCGCCTCCTTCACCGCATCTGGCATCGCCAGATCTTCATCAAGACCGACCAAGGGACCTCGTCAGTCAgccaaattaaaatcaaaacccACCGCCCGTGTCCCATCCAATAAGCCACAGAATTATGGTCAAATTGTGTCATATCAGACCAAATCTCCAGTGCCTTTAGATTGCCCAACTGCCTGCACCTGCAATCTCCAGATTTCAGACCTTGGGCTGAATGTGAACTGCCAGGAGAGAAAGATTGAACAGATCTCTGACCTGAATCCTAAACCATACAACCCCAAAAAGATGTATCTTACAGGGAACTACATCCCTGTGGTGCATTGCTCAGATTTTATTGAGGCAACTGGATTAGATTTACTTCATCTTGGTAACAATAGGATAGCTCGGGTAGATGATAGAGCTTTTGGCGATTTGACAAATCTGCGAAGACTGTACCTTAATGGGAATTTGATTGACCATCTTAGATCCAGTATGTTTTATGGACTAGAGAGCCTACAGTTCTTATATTTAGAGTACAATATCATTAAAGAAGTAACCGCGGACACTTTTCAACATGTCCCAAAacttcagcttctttttttaaacaataatctCTTGAAAACTTTGCCTGAGGGTACTTTTAATGGCTTGACATTAGCTAGACTAAATCTTCGTAACAACCACTTGCGGTATCTTCCTGTCAGGGGTGTACTTGATCAATTAAGAGCCCTTGTTCAAGTCGATTTATATGAGAATCCCTGGGATTGCTCTTGCAATATACTAGACCTGAAGATGTGGCTGGAGCTGCTCAGCATGGGCACAGTTGTAAACAATGTCATCTGTGGCTCCCCCAAGAAGCTGGCTGGGGAAGATATGAGATACATTAAGACAACTAATTTCTGCCCTAATAACTCTGATATACTTGCTTCTATGATTCCGCCCTCCGAGGAATCCTTTCCGGGAAGCACTATCACTATAGAAACATCTTTAGACTCCGACACTCAGCTCCACACTATTCCTTTATCTGTAATGATTCTTGCCCTTCTCCTCTTATTtattgtgtctgtgtttgtggcTGCAGGACTGTTTGTGGCTACAAAAAAGAAACGGCAGAAGAGTCAAAGTGAGCAGAATGAATCGATGAATGCTTGCATTAGCTCTCTCAACATGGAGTATGGCCTTTACAAAAAGGCATCTATTCCCAAAGTAAGAACATCAGCTGGGCATGTATATGAGTATATCCCACCTCCTACTGAAGCCACATGCAGAACTGCTGCACAAACCCCCATGGACAACAAATCAGTGGATGGATTTAGAGACTTTGACGAGTTAAGCAGCGCCTTTCTGGGTAACCTAGATGAAGAGGCAGCCAGTAATGTGATAAGCTCGGAGTACAGCGCCACCACTCCAGAGCCTCTTAACAAGCCATCCACCCCTTACCGAGACGATCCATGCTACTATAGAGATGTACTCGAACCTGACAAGAACAGATGCCACAGCAATACTTTACCTTGCAGACATGGTGTACACTCATCAAATCAGTATACCTCAGACTTTGATGCAAGGCATCAATATGTGCAACCAGAGAGAATACAACAGACAATATTGTATTGTACAACACCGAGTTCCGTTTATGTGGAACCCAACAGGAGCGAGTACTGGGAACTGAAAGCAAAGCTTCATCTTGATCCAGATTACCTCGAGGTTCTGGAAAAACGAACTACATTCACACAGTTTTAA